TGTTTAAAACTGCAAAACCAtcttttttctgacttttcaaCCCATTGAAACAATACTTAAGGGAACATCAGTTTACTTCATGAGAATGTGGGTGTaattttatgtaaattttcttgcagaTAAAATAACTTCAGAGTGTAGCAGCATCAGCCTTGGGTATGAAAACACTGTCGACTGATCATTATAAGTGAAATGGTTATTATATAACTTTGTGTACATGATTCTGTCCCAGGATTTTTAATCTATATACAGTAATAGATCTAGGACCAGATCCACATGTCTTTAGGGACCTTTCACCAGCCATTTGAGACTCATTAATCCAGTAATTAAAGTTAGGTTTAACTAAAGTTAACAACTGCTATGTTAATGTCAAGGCACTTGACAGTtgctaaattaatccacagccgTTGTCactgtttgtagtagtagtagtagtagtttcatTTTCTCATTCAGACATGTATCTCGTGGATATTCAGTTTTCACTATTTGGACATGTGTACAGGTCCACACTCAGTGTACTGGTCTCGGTTTGGGTTTTTATTGCTGTTTGTGTCTTTTGGCCTCTTGTCTGTTCACAACAATCATCTGACGTTTGTTCAGGTTACAGTAAAGATGCACAACCAAAAGCCCCCAGAAACACAACTACCATAACATTAACAATCACATGGACACCAACACGTTTGTAGATGTATATTATACTCTGACCGTTTTAAGAATGTAATGGGGGTATTAATAGTTTACATAACATGCAAACAGGTACATTAACAGCatattcatttacattttaactGCTTAGTGGTCTGTTATTCAGTGGAGATGATCCTGATCCAGAAGATTTCCAAGTAATAACAACAAATCAGGGACTTCTTAATGAAAAGGCTTTGTCGTCATTATTACTTTTACAGTTGGCTGTAATGTCTCCCTAATGTGGTGGTTTGCAGTCGGGACATGCCCCTCTTTAGATAGATTATGGATTATACCGTTTGGCTTTTATCGCCCTGCGTAATGTGTTTCTTAATATCCAGTTGGTTTTTACGTGAGACAGACCTGTAATTGAGACAAAAAGTCAAGTGTGAAGAAAAACTGTGCCCAGCCTTGTTAAAATGCAGACTCAGGCCTTCTGCAGTCAGCCAGGCATTGCTGGAATGACTTAGATTTTAGAATAACTGGTGGTATTCAGCGTTTTTAGGAGCCACATGTTGTGTCGGCTCGTCCTTGAACCTCCAGTCGACCACCGGGCTCTGGGTGTGAACCGTAAACAGCTGTCGGAGTCCTAACTGAAGCCTCTCCTCTCATTTGTCCTCTTCTGGCCTTCCTCACACAGATTTATGActgtcagattttttattttactgccaAAGCAAGGGCGCCGGAACCATCTGTACCTGCTACCACCATGAAAATTAATCtgcctccctcctctctctctctctctctctctctctctctctctctcttcacatctctgtgtctctctccctTCTGTCCTCTGTGACTTTGTAGGTGTTCAGGGGGGATGGGAGATGATGGAGGACAAAGGCCCTCGTGTAGCCGACTACTTTGTGGTGGCTGGTCTGACGGATCCGTCCAAGCCGTTGGACCAGGAGATCCACTTCGACGACGTCTGCCACAAGACGGCCCGGCCCAAGGCTCCCATCACGGATGTTGCCGTGGTGATCCGCTCGCTGGGTGAAGAGGTACCGCCCGGATTCACCTGCATCGAGACCACGCCCACCGGCCTGTCAGCTGACCTGAACAACGGCGGCCTCATGGCGCCGCAGATCTTCCTCTGCTACAGACGAGGGTCGAGACAAACCACCGCTGACTGACCTGGGGTGAGTACCAGAGTCTAGATCCAGCTGTTTTCAATGTTGTTTGATTGATCTGCAGAAGTATTAAAGGTCTTTATTGAGGATTCAtacttacatatatacatatatccagAGTAGGgatgcacgatattggaaaaaagtgacattgcgaaatatattgcgatatgaaaaaatacttaggaggatataatagctgtgtggtgccgatgtaaatggtcaaacatattagttgtgtttcctctcgttgtgccAACAGGTGCAAGaaactgtcgacacagaacacgtgtttcagtttcatccttcttgtagctgaaataattccagataactgacgttgcttttctttttggcaccaagtctttgtttttggtgattttctcttgttcattgctcatttttcaatgttgtttccAGCGACTcattccatgtgcaggggtgtggtctgctttggcaaactgattaagaacgattgtgattggtagatcactgcgcagtgtgtgtcaggtacccaggttgaattAGAtcagaacatgttgagttcatttacctccattGCAGaatctgtgatgtgactattatGCACATGTACTTtctgatgacgatgctcaaacaatatattgtgcagctctaatccaGAGACGGGAGTACAATAATAGTTATTGATGGTATGTTATAATTTGTTCAATAGTTTGCTAACTGACCCattcttttttatggactgtacACATTAGCTAATTAGCCAAGTCATATAAAACTGGGGTAGGACAATGTAAGCTCAGCTTcggacataaagtgttgttaaagagccacaatgaaatagttgtacattgtgtgacAGTTTTTTTTGGTTAACGTATTGCCTTCAAAATTCTGTCGTGTTCcatttaaatttgtaatttctttttaccttttgttcgcctttatattttattagattttatatatatctatatatgttcaaaataaagtttacCATTATCGCATATGTGAAAAATCACCTAAAGTTTTCATCAGAATGTAAAGATGGcagtgtattggattgtacagatatgaagTGAATTCATTTCCAGTGAGGGACCGAGTGATTtacgtgaccactagagggagtggtgagtgaatctgccggtctcccatggtgatgaaaactaatgccacagggctcaaagcatcagaaagtgacaaaatggtgtgagaaccatgaagaaacaactTATATCATGGGTGAAAGTGAGTCAGTGATAAAAGCTGAAATGCTGTTGTTgtttccactggactcagctgtaaatgtaaagaatggagtttgatggttaaatgtcagtgtttctgctACACggatgagtttgattctgaggcttatgaaggtatgaagttattatgggatgttattatcattGCTAAGTTGCTGtgtgttgatccatggttcagactaaactgtgagagctctgaccttgtttgttggattcaaacagatctttacttcagctactgacaacacaaacccaacagaaaacaggtgataagtggttttactgtggctgttttcagtctaaaaacagagctaagctaacagagctataatgtaaactatcagctgatgcagcacgtgaagatgataagagacagtgttattttgagcaactgttaaaataagaatctgtgttttagtttgaagaacaaaacttgctgataccataatacagatgtgtttaAACGATGAgatatactttattcagtggctgatccagtctgtggatacattgggttgattcgttggtggttttggttctaagtgtgttctggtgccAGACTGACCCCTAGTGGTCAGAGTTTGGAAAATGGATACTATATACAGggttcatacgggtgcttgaaatccttgaaaatgctttaatttcaatgttgtgttttcaaggtctgaaaagtgcttgaattttagtttaagtgcttgaaactataaaactgtgatgtgatttatctatttattgatttttaatatgAACTCagaccaaagctacttacagagaggtgatacagtttgaagtagaaaagcacttggaaagcgcAGCCCTCCACAAAGgctgatcagccccccccccccgatcaccaccaaaatttaatcattccttgtaccagtatcaacatttcctgaaaatttcatccaaatctgtccataactttttgagttatcttgttaacagacagacaaacaaacaaataaaccctgatgaaaacataaccttcgctGTTCCTTGGTGGGTGTAAAAATAAAACTTGATGTCAAAAAAGAGAACTAGCGGGTATTCTCAGGTCAACTCCTTTTGCTCAGTGCAAGTGTGTCTGAAAAACGCCAAGTGGTTTCAttatttggataaaactttgtgttcttgtAATTTCTAAACtatttgctattatgaaacataattttggatgtttatagcataatacaatggacatcactgtgataaaaagtgaaaaaaataaccatgagtatatgtattcctgtagatatggattttaCCAATGAGgtgatgtgctggaaaaatttgaaaatgacccttaaaagtgcttaaaaagtgcttgaatttgaccttgaaaattgtgtatgaaccctgtataTAGAACGGCTTTAAAACTAATCTGGTCCTCTAtggcagggattaaagttctccgtcaccacgacggatttccgtcaaatggaaaaattgaagggggaaaaaagtcatattgaagtaacttccccacgtgtttcgcggagtccagtcagCACCGCgatgctgtcctgggtctgctgtcctgggtctgcaggtgtttaacacaggcacgccacgcacagggggctgataggtttaacagtgatgataataagatgacttctttatttttatgtcgggaggagagattgatgactatttatctttggaaggaaacgctgctcattctgtgcctcagaaacacatggacaagttcagctttaccgaagttcagcctccagacgctaactttagtttagtgctaacaagtagctttcattatgaaagaaccacagcgaaaagggaagaagacagaactgatctacatgtaccttcatgtttgggttcatagcttatctccccttgccggtatatgactagtgtgtgtgtttgtgtgtatgtgcccttcccgtgcgtgcggctgtgcgcgccgcagccttaagctccatctcaaactgtgcgaatcagtcgtacagtcaggctcacgattcctgttctcacactgcacggaccgacgctcgtatgcgacctgactgctcacactgtaggaccatacaccacaggacacaccacacgttcgagtgttgtatccggaaatacaacgttaaaataccaaggaatccgtaaaagtgcatatagacgattgtgtattggcatgagccacgaaatggtagtgctaaacaaaaaccaacgagctgctttggtaatatgtgccattatctgcggggaatcaaaaaagaagaaaagacaacgatgtgtttggtgcaggtattggttggccagacgtggacagtatgggctgtcatcctacagcaggaactagaggtaagctgcaaaagctaaactgcactaggacaacagccagctactgttagcttgtacgctactgtacgcatctgtgttcgcgcatgcacagtgtgagaatttgaggcacatcggctcgtggcactgctttgacagtacgatacactcacgaggagcgagcaggatttcaaacagctccgttttccttgcgaacacacgattgctggtcgtgaggtggtcgtggggtgctaatcgcttctctttaccccatgtacactgcacgaagcacgacacacgattagaggcacatctggcccgatcccagaaatagtcgcacgagtgagaaatcgtctctatattggtgggagggggttgtggacgcaggtctgacgacgtacagattattttggctagcatatacgacatcatggacacgtttgtagaggaaggtgctgaagtggtaactattgagagatgcgtgaaaaatagatgtaaaaatagatccggaatgaccaagcttggaacttttggtttcagtgccaaaaagcagaaaaaataaaagattagttggttagggttacatttacacagacattttccccaaaattcatgtgctgttggagttggagttatgttttaggagttcctaaattgttaaataaaaagtttttcactcattttttgcagtaaggttttcttctaagTATtctcacttgcttcaaaggttttcataccctttaaaactaaccagagagcaccaaaattgacctgaagctttaaaaattttctgggggaggacccccagaccctccaccaataccactcatgacattttttctatccatgttactaatcttctacacctgtacactctcccattcagtgtgttttacagtattgccaaatttgactatataaacgtgtacgctatagtagtattgtagtgcatcatttttaatagtggccaatgatattgaccagaagaaaattttcagtcagatgaaaaatttttgctttaatccctgctctATGGGTTGTTCTACCCAACAGTTCCAGTAGTAAAACCAAGGTGAAAGAAGTCCTGATTTAACTGAGTCGTAGTTCATTTTAATGACACAGTCCAAACTTTTGGATGTTACAGCTGGAAACTGTCTGCCTTTAAATAGAAGATGAAGAAGTGTCTGAGTAACTGTAATAAGGTGATTGGACCTTTTATTTCCCTAGAGACACAGCTGCTGACAGACACTAACGAATCAAACCAAAGTTGTCTTTTCACTCTGATAATGAGTTCTGCACCATTGACTGCAATAAATTAAATTTACCGCACGTTGGCTTTGAGTTGATCATCCACGTACTAAACAGAAACAGTGACAGTGATAAAATCAGGAATTATGGTTGAATGTTTACGATCTCCAGCAGCTCAATGAGTAcctaagtcattatttttcttgACAGTTCAGTTTTCCCTCCTGTATGTGAGCTGTTCAGTTCTGTTTGACAGTTTCTATTATTTTGAGaactttgtggaaaaaatgaaatgATAACAGTGATTGTTTTCTTGTAGTAATAACTTTCATGTGTTTTCCTCAAAGCTGAGATGTGGATGTAGAAATGTTTTTCAGCCTATCTTTATCACCCGAACTTTCCTTTAAATGTGTTCCTCTCAATTTTAGCTTCTCTATCTAAACTTGGCTGGGTTATCGTCTGTGTATAACTTGTGCAGTTTTCAATCTGGTTTTAAGCCTATTTCTGTACAATTTGTGAAGCATGTAGCTCCTTCTGTAAATTACAGGTTTTTAACATGTTTGTAGGAGATTAAGTTATTTCTATGTAATTTATCTCGGGCTTCTCAGGAGGAACTGTTGACTCTGAGGGAAAATTACAACCAAACAACAAAACCACACCTAAAATAATCACCTGGTTGCTGGAGTTGTTCTTGGTCTAATTTTTGCAGCTCCCCATGAACAGTTTGACAGAATTTCATTAAACTTGACACAAATATCCTTGTAGGTGCAAAGATGAACTGATGGTAACCAGAGGTGAAAGATCAAGCTTCTTTAACCTTGCATCCATCCATTCTCAGGAAGAAAATATTTCCTTAACGCCCGGAGGGAGTTTCTTGACATTTCATCTACTAATGTTCACTTAGGTGGCTCAAGGATGAAGGATTGTGTTTTCAGCCAAAGGTCATTGTGACTTCAGAACACATGTTTGGTTGTTTTCTGCTGTTAAATGAGAACTGCAGAATAGCCTATGATGTAAGGATATTTATTGATTAACGACTCTGAATTAGGTGTTTAATGAGATTGTCCAGACTTTTCCACTTATCCAGTCTCTAATAAAGTTAAcaatagggatgtaaacaatcggctatcaattaattgtcgataagaatttgctcgattaaattattaactgtcgattaattgcccttttccacaacgggatttgtggtgtcgacagtaagGGGCGTCACTGCCCAAACTCGGCTTCGTCGCTGAAGTTGATTAACGGGGGGAGTCactctgtccacacctgtctgaaggctgccggtttgtccgcgctgtGACGCCACGGCTGGGATAACTGGTCATCGAACTGGATCAtgggttagggcagtgtttttcaaccttggggtcacctgaaatttctagtaattgataaaaaaaaaaatagaaacctactaataaaaaatatatggtgagtgagAGAGATGAtccaaatccataaaagacatgacaaactgtgagtctgaaactgaagcactgtggttctgtttatctgtcaaatgttcattgtggtcggtttcagatgctgcagctctctcataattcatagtttgaggtcttgtttgttcagtattaattttcagccttgtaaatccaagctgaactgactgttcatatcctgaccaaggaaaatcaaattctcactttgtgcagtaatctacacctggcttttctgcctccgtccataataatatatgttatacagactaaatgtcatctaaaattaatgtttatttgcaacatagtagagcaaactattacatgatcaaaacaaatttattttagcaaaaaaaatgtctccgttttgaatgcctggggtcaccagaaatgtgtgatattaaaatggggtcacgagccaaaaaggttgggaaccactgggttagggttacgttATCACCGCTGAAATCTCGCTGCATcgtgtcaggtagtgatgcaaagtcagaaatgcccatttcttctaaactgcccctcttcagatccatgtattttattgaatttctctgttgaatttctgtagttttactccataaatgtcattgtctgtactgtatccaatggttcaataaatcagtcattaaggaaaatgacatgctttttttcatgaagtatataaacaatatttagcttttattcttatagaccctatcgaagaaattcaggttctcaggaaaatcgccacgtatcaattaatcgttaatcaatcgatgaggtcaaccaactaatgattaatggattaattgataattgcATCCCTAGTTAATAATATTTAGTTTTTAGCAAATTTGTCAGTTGTATCTTCAAGGTGATGATATGTGAAGATCAGTCTGGTATTGCCTTATTCCTGTTGGACTATTATTACCATTGCTGTGTCTAAAAATCACAAACAGCATTAGTACTCGTCCATTCAGCTATATGTTACTGATTTGACTCAGTACAGTAATGAACAGTCGATGTAATGCTGTCGTCATTAACACTCTGCTCTCTACATAATAAATCTCTGCCTTGCTTGTTGTCACTGCTGCTCTTTCCAGTGAGAGGGCTGAGTATTGGTTTCGGTGGATCCTTCTGATGTCTTTTCTAAAAGGTTTAGTGTAGTGGTTCAGTCAGCAGTCGCCCTGTCTCGCAGCTGTTGCTCACTGTGGATTTGCAGCAGAAAGGTGAAACGTTGTGCAGATCTGTTTGACTCCTCGGTCGAGTCTTTTGAGCCAACGGACCTCGGCGGTGTTTGTTCAGGGCTTTCACACCTCCGGCTGGCAGAGGCAGCGGTGACAGGGCTGAGAGGCCGATAGTGGTGTCTGACTCTGCACACCGCTCTGCTTATCAGGCACTGACACCGACACTCTGCTCACACCGGATCAGCAGCTTCAGCGCCACAAATCACACAACTGCACTTTACACACACTAATGggaagtgtgtgtacatgtggaagtcaaaaataaacataatctaCACTCATTACATATAAAATAAAAGGTTTTATGTTTCAGTTTCGATAATTACAGcccacaactaaaaaaaaaaaacagaaaaagtacaTGTAAAAATATCAGATTATTTCATTTAACCTGCTTCTTTATACCTAAAAAGTGGGTTAATTCACTCTATGTGGGACTATGAAGACTGACGAACTACATATTTTGGAACTGtacaaaaataacactgcagtGCTAACGTGATCATGTAACTATTTAATTCATTTTGGGTTATGACATTCTAAATGCCTGCATGATGATTTATGTTGGAAACACTGCAGATGTTGTAATGAAAGAAGATAAAAGTCCTtatttgactaaggttttcatcaGGATTTGGCCTGATGTGAACAATCCAAAGACACAGAGACAACACTTtaaacaaaaaatggaaaaatttaaCATTTATAAGTAACACTGAGATGACCTTATTGGAGTAAATATTAAACCATACTGCTTTATAGATGTAGAGCTACAGTACAGTAGATCAACATCCAACACAACTGGTTATGTTGTatgttttattgttgtatttgtctgtttACACATATTTTAGAAAATTTCTTCAACCTTTGCAGGGGATTAAAAATGTTTCATTTCAAGTTTAAGTAAATAACTATTTCTGCATCTTAAATACCAGGAATCTCTATGTGCTTGAGTTTACACTCCCACAGTCATGGTGAAGACAACTAACTTTTAATGAGGATAAGCCTCACAAGATCACAGCTGAATGGGCTGGATGTTCAGAGTCTGGATCGAAACAGATTTGTACTCGACTGGAAGGAAAAGGTGGACAAATAACAATGATGGCCACAGCCTGGAGGAGATTTCCAAGAACAGATGATTCAAGAACTTGGTGGAGCTTCACAAAGTGTGGACTGAGGCTGAAATCAGagcatcaacaaccaccagcgtACAGATGAGTTGATGGTCCATCCAACTCTACTCACATGAACCCAATAGAGAATGTATGTGGTCTTGTCAAGAGGATGAGAGACACTAGACCCACTAATCCACATGAGCTGAAGGCCATTATCAAATTAACCTGGGCTTCCATAACACCTCAGCAGGTCCACAGACTGATCACCTTCATGTCCATTTATACAGTAATTTGAACAAAAGGAACTCTGACCAAGTCCTGAGTTCATAAATGAACATATGTCTCATCTTCTGAAATATTCTTATATTTTGAGATTTGAATTTGAGTTTTCATGTGCTACAACCATCAAAACGGCtttgaaatatttcactttatGTGTAATGAGTCTAAATTATGTGAAAGTTTTTAGTGCTTGAATTAAACCATAGCAAATGTACAAATTTTGTCACTAACTGCAGTTTTTTTGCCTGTCTTTCAGAGTTCTGTATGAGTGGAAGGAGCGTCTGAAGCAGGGCTGTCACCTCATACAGACCACGCCCTCAGGACGTCCTGCCAACATCAGCGGCAACTCGTCCCAGAGGATCTACGTCACATACCGCCGGGCGCCAGAGAGCCAACCGCACGCTGCTCTGGCCGTGACCGACATCTGCATCATCATCCCGAGCAAAGGAGAGACACCTCCACACACCTTCTGTAAAGTGGAGAAGAACCTCAACAGCAGCATGGTGAGACTCACATCCATGGAAAAACTTCACACCTGTCACACAGCGTCACATCATCTGTCAACAGTGTCACATCATCTCTCAAACAAACATCACATCATCTGTCAAACAGTGTCACATCATCTGTCAAACAGCGTCACATCATCTGTCAAATAGTGTCACATCATTTGTCAAACAGCGTCATATCATCTGTCAaacaatgtcacatcatcttttAAACATCACATCTTCTGTCAAAAAGTGTCACATCATTTGTCAAACATCGTCACATCATCTGTCAGCTTCACATTATCTATTAAACAACGTCACATCATCTATTAAACAGTGTCACATCATATATTGAACATCACATCATCTATAAACAATGTCACATCATCTGTCAAACAGCTCACATCATTTGCCAACAGCATCACATCATATATTAAACGTCACATCATCTATTACATGTCACATTATTTGTCAAA
This sequence is a window from Sphaeramia orbicularis chromosome 3, fSphaOr1.1, whole genome shotgun sequence. Protein-coding genes within it:
- the LOC115437842 gene encoding C-myc promoter-binding protein-like; protein product: MMEDKGPRVADYFVVAGLTDPSKPLDQEIHFDDVCHKTARPKAPITDVAVVIRSLGEEVPPGFTCIETTPTGLSADLNNGGLMAPQIFLCYRRGSRQTTAD